attatattttccccccattgataattttgaaaagtaaacaTTTCCCCCCTGCTAggcttaaaaatttttagtgagCTTGTTTCTCCAGTCAATTGACTTCTCTTCCCGGGACCAACACAATTTGTCTCTGACTggcttctcttctctctcttcatCATCTCTGGCTCGTTTTTGTCACTATCAACAAAGACATTATTTCATCTAAATCTGAATGAAGACAAATAAATGTTGTCGACATACAAGGATTCGtctttatcttctttctctAGAGACAGATTGCATTGGTCGTTGAAAGGAGATTAGGTACATaacactaaaaaattattagtttttaaaactgtgaaagaaaaacatgaaaaaaattaatttttttaatatttcatattaaataataattttactcttactatTGATtgattctattaatttaaataatttataggtggtagtttgagttttaaatacttaataagTATCAATTTGAGATGCAACAAACCttggggtgggaataagtctttcagcCTTTTCTATATATTCATCCATAACACCGTCCAAAAGTGtagttttttaagaaaataatttaataataattcttaCAGTATattaagaagaaaatcaaatacaaattttatgaatttattaaatGATTCCTCcgcaagaaaaattaaaagaaatgacCACTTGAGGTAGCAATAATTATGGtcgtatttatattattatttattgatgtgtaaatttgtataatataaatggTTGTAGataaaattggatttgaatttaaccgaattcaaataagataaaacttattttttactCATTTTCAGAAGGCTCAACTTAGACTCGCCTCGTCTCGCTAAGCCCAAGATTAGCTAGGCTCATATTCGACTTGTTTCATTTATCGAAAGTTTGTGTAGATAAGTTGAACTTAGCTTAAACTCACCAAACTCATTCGCTCAAATTTGGTTTCCTTATAGCGTGTGCgacatcatttaaaattttttaatacatttaagtTTGGCTCAGGCTCGAACTCGTATATGTTAAGCTtgggtttaaatttataattgattttaaaaaatattttagttcaaatttggaTTCGAATTTGTATAGATATCAGACttggatttgaatttgaataaatttgctTCAGATCACGACTCAAGACGCATCCCAAGCTGCAACTTGACTATAGAACAGCCTAAACAATGTCGTCTAACCTAAGATTAGCCAGACTGCAACTCCTGGGATCCATTCTGTCTTTTAAACACCCATTTACACTTCTCCACTCTACAATCTTCAGGTTTGTTCACTAATTTCCATGTCTTGTTCTTGATTAAGGAACCGAATTCTTCCTACATAGCTTTCTTCCACAACAAAGAATCCTTGCTCATCATAGCcttttgaactattttttattcttcttcagCCTCCTTTGCAACTTGAAGTGCAAAGGCAACCGCATCAGCATGCACCAATCTAGTTGAAGTCACTTGATGACTCCACAGTTTGACCTTTTAATACACTTACGCAAATGGAGTGGATAAATTAGTCGAGTAGAAACATGTGTGATCTAGGAATTCTAATCGAACGAAAATAAGTGCGACCTGGGAAGACTAGTCGAGTAGAAGCAAGTGTGACCTGAGACTAGTCAAGCAGAAAAAGGTACAATCTAAGAAGACTAATCAACCCAAAGTTGGTGTGATTAGGGTACGTGGGTACGAGACTTGTTTAGTGTTAGCGtttgcatataaaaaattttgatgaaagtGTGTATCGGTAGAGATGAGAGCAAAATGATAAGGGAGACAAGGGATTATAAAGACAGAGAGTTCAGGTGATCGAGTGAGCTCTTGTTTGTAAGCATTGTTTGCAAtactctaatattttttctctaatataGTGGATTTATTGTTACCCCATAAAAGTGGATGGAGGCAATCAACCTAGTTGTCGAACCACTATAAAAAAAGAAGACCTGGTTGTTTTGTTTATTGCTTTTATACAAATACAAGTCATCAGTCTTtatgtaagttttttaattgtttgtctAAGATAGTTTTTTACTTggtcttttaataaaattataatttttttctaattatcaaggaataattacataaaaaccCCATTTTGTTTGGATGGTTTGGtagtttttcaattattaacaGTACGTTAAtctgataataaaaaaaaacatagatatATTTAAACATAATCATGGGTTATATCAAACCGAATTTAGTATGATCTATCATGTTTATGGGTTGTGTCATGTTAGGATGAGCCTTGTGGTTCATGTTGCCCGTGGCATAGTAAAGCTTAAAGCATGTCCAAAATTCCTTGAGTCATTAGCGGATTGGTccatcatataatatatttttttatttttgagggTGATATCAAACCAACTTGTGGGTCAAACCGTAAGACTCTTTGCATGACCTGCACCACTCGCAACCCTCAATTGACCAATAAATTACAAGTTGAGCCACGACACAAGTTGATCTCACCTCCAAGACATGTCTAAATATGTCTTTTACCTTCAATCTtttgtaaaaaagttaattgaaggatttttttttttaacatataaaatatatttaaattacgTTGTCAAATACCAATTATTGTCTCTCCATACTTATTTCTTAAATTCTACACTTAAATTATGAAATGGAGAAGCTTCTCCACGAATCGTGGTCTTTAATCTAGAATGGAGCGTTGAAGATTTGAtattacaatattaatttacttaaaagaTTCCATAGGATCccgcaaaaaaaataaaatattaaattaaaaattgacagGGTTATAAGAATATTTGATTCAGTCATATTTTTTGAATCAGTAAAACTTCTTAAATTTACTTGTATTGAAATGAATTGTCTTTTGCTGttagaacaatttttttaaagacaATTTTAAATAGGTAAAACTATGTTGGGGTTTTAAAGAGAAACtctgactaatatatattaggTTATTAAATATTCtatcaataatttaacaaactTAGAACTCACAAGAACCATTTATCCAAatcattattagtaaattttattggaCTTATTTTTAGTGGTTGCTTAAACTCATCCAAaagttttattcaattatttaattatccgattttattaaactaaaattataattagtgTTAACAcacatcaaaaaattttctaagaGATACCACACAAACACAATAATATAGTCAACATATAGGTATTGCATCCGGTGGCATGAGCTGTATTTCATAGATTAAGCCACAAATCTCTCTTGttagaaattaagaaaaaaaaaatcaattactaAATAATTATGAGATTTGTGTTGGTTCATGTGCTTGCATGAACTGCATTGAGATTAAACActcaataaatcttgcaatcaacatatgaattatGAGATTAATCACTCAGTCAATCCTCTAATGATTTGCTCAAGTCATGACATATAACTGATTAAGGAAATAGGCAACAATGATTCCATacaattctttatttcattattgcaattattcatacaatttcatTTGTTTAATGGCTTTGTACTTCATGATTTAGACAAGTGCCCAAGGAAGTAGAAGTTGTTTAAGCATTAGTTTCATGGCTCGATCTTGGGAAGACACGGAGATGGAGGCCACCTTCAATATGAAGAGTCAAAGAAGTTCTATACTTGACTGGTTTGTTTTCATCATTGAGCTTGAATTTGTAGCTTCCGAGAAGGATCATacagaaaattttcatttgccTGTAAGCAAAATCTTTTCCTAGACAGATTCTCGGACCCCCCTATTCAACATAAATCATCTAATTGATCAGTATATCTAAAGAAGAGGTTCTCAAATTTTTAGTAACAAGGAAAGTTAGTTGCATCATCATTCTTGTGTTACAATGCAAATGAAAaagaacacacacacacacatatatatatgagtgttaaaaacataatttaccAAAGGCCAAAATAATTGTTCCCACATAAGGTTTGGTGTGAAGATAAATTCACACTTgcagagttttaaaaacttaaacaccaattttttgttaagattttcaattaaatataaagataaaactgttattttaataatatttatataattctatCTCATTTTCAcccaggttttagaaactaataatttcacccttgtcaaagtttgaaaaattaatattttatctttagaagGGAGGTTGGCCGAAGAACGCCGCCAGAGAAATAATGAATCTTGGGAGGGGAAaggtaacttttcaaatatttaggTGAGGGGAATTCTtagtttttttaactataagaggagaatgagataaaattttagttttttaatattattaattaaatgacaatttcactCTTATAGTTAACAACaagttttaatagaaattacATGGTAAATAGgcatttaggtttttgaaacctCACAAGTGTAAATTTGTTTTTGCACTAAACCGTAAGtggaaataagttttttggcctttgccaaatatgatttaatttatggTTATGATCAAACTCTTTATCTCACCTGGAAGGCTGTGAATATGAAAGGGCTCTTGGGTTGGAAATTGCCGTTTACATTGAGCCATCTCTCTGGCCGGAATTCTTCTGCATCACTACCCCATAAAGCTTTCATCCTACCCATTGCATAAGGTACATATAGGATCATATCTCCTTTATTCACACTGAAGCCATCAGGAAGTGTGTCATCAGAAAAGCAAATCTTCGCATCCTGTCACACCACTCACAAGTACTTCttacaaacaaataataattgtatCAAGAATTTATAAACATCCAAATAAAATTTGGTGTAATTAACAACATTATTCGTGTTCAACCCCTGATTATGCATGTACTTACCAGAGGAACTGCGGGATAGAGCCTGAGTGTCTCCGATAAAGCGGCGTGGAGATAGTGCATCTTGTCAAGGGTTTCTTCATTTACTTTGGCTGCAAGTTCCTCAATGCTTGAATTACTTCTCACTTGGGTTTCTTCTACTATTTCTTTTGCAATCTTTTCTTGTATATCAGGGTGCTtacaaagcaaataaaaaaaccaagaaaGAGTGGTGGATGTGCTATCTTTGCCAGCAATTACAAAATTGAGAACTATGTCCCTCAAGAATTTTGGATCTGTCTCGTTGAGTTCCAAAAACCGTGACAGAAGGTCCTCTTTCTTCTCCTGTAATGTTCACTTTTTTGCTAATTACACagatattattaaaaacttGGAACTAAAACCCAGAAGGTTCGCGATGTTATACTCACAGGATGTAACTGATCATGTGGATTATTATTGAGTcgctcaatttttcttttaattagttTGTATACAAAATCATCAACCAGTTTGATATTCTTTCTCAATTCATACTCTGATCCAATGTTGAGGAACCGCTTTATCTTCCAAAAGACATCAACATATCGAAAAGAAGTAATTGCATTTGCTTTATCAAAAGCTTCAGTGAATTTGGCACCTTCTTCATAAGTGTTAGACATAACATCCAAATCTATGCCCAATATGACCTTAAACACAGAATCTAAGGTTGCTTTCATGAAAAGATCCTGCATATAAACACGTACTTACAGTgaataaaacacataattattgggtcaaaggacttattcccaccccaaGTATCCTCTAACTTTaagttttcatcctttaactatgaaGATCCTAAACACTCACCTATGCGGGGTTAAGTCTATTAGTTtgaagggtaaaatcattattttatctataatattaaaatttaatcttcttcCCCCctccaaaactttaaaaactaaaagtttgtccctagaccaagttttaaaaaatggcattccCCCCCtgaggtttagttttcaaactccagTGTCATTGTCAGTGGTCTCTCCCTCTAGCGATCTCTCTCCACTCAGCTGGATGTCCAATCAATATTGAATAAGGCTTGGGAGACAAAgattttgtcttcgtctgggaagatgatcgtcctcccagaagaagacctctgggaagatgatcatcttcctgAACGAAGACGAGATCTTTGTCTTAGTCTTCCTGataaagttcttcgtctctcaagCCTCATTCGACATTGATCGGGCATCTAGCTGAGTGGAGAGAGATCGCCGATGGGAGAGGaagcttcaggagggagaggctACCAGCAATAGCATCGAAGATGACgtcagagtttgaaaactaaactctaaggtgaaaatgtcattttttaaaacttagcctATGAGGGAAATAGTtactttttagggtttaagaagaaaataaaattttaagatgttagggttctgttaattttaactgtacataggtggataaatgagatttttaaagttagaagttgaaaacttgagattagaagatactttgggtgagaaatagtcctttggcctaattattGAGATATAGTAACTAATCTACTATGGAGCTCATACTTTCATGTCAATTGATCGGTTTGATGCTGAAGCTTCAGAAACTTTTCGAGCAAGCTTCACGGCAGTGGATTTAAAAACTACACTACTAAAGTCCCTCAATATCTTGGTGGAGAATTCATAGCTCGATACTTTCCTTTGATGTTTCCACTTGTCTCCGTCTACAGCGAAGATCCCATCGCCCAGTAGATctgtcaaaattttatattggtaCAATCCCTGCTTCCataaacacaaataataattttgatttatttcccAAGATAAACAAAATCATATGGATATTGAAGTCGACAGATCTCTACTGCCATTGCATAGATAACTGGAAATGGAGTAAGAAATTAGAAGAAAGTGAAACGCATCCATCATTTTTGAAATAAGCTAAATTACCTTGCCGTAGTTAGAAAAGTTTGTTTTGAGGATGTATTCAACAACTGCAGGATCAGTGGTGAAAATCGCATTTCTGAAGAAAGTAGCCACTCTGTACGTTTTATATTTGCGTAAAAGCTCAGCCATAAAGTCATGGATCCTGTAGTAATTTAGTATCTCCCTGGGTTGAGAGGTTCCGATAGGGTGAAATTTTTTGGTCTTCTGAGGCGATTGTGGGCGACGGAATCTGAGGACGAACACGAGTGCTAAAGCAGCTGCTGTGAGAGGgaggaagaaggaagaaaattcATTTAGGGTGATCATGATGAAGAAGAGTAGAAATGAGATTGTGGCAGCCAATGAACCATAAGTTTCACAAGATATACAAAGCATAAGTTTCTGTAGGATCACTTTCAACATCCATTGACGTTTGTGTTTTCCGGTATTCTAGAGAGCCCATTAATGTCGTGTTTACGAAAGAAAGCaactaattatcatatttaaaaaagaatgcatatttatatttacaaacttttaatttaataaaataataattgataatactatttacaCAAACGGAtaacaagataaaaaaaaaattatgaagtcAAGTTGAAAAATTAGggcaaataataaaaatagccTTTTTTTTAGGGGTTTATACAATATTGATCAACACTTCAAAGGTATACGTATATtgccaagaaaaaaataatacccATTATACTTTCATTTCTAACTTTATGTTAACCCTTGTCGCTTCTTATATCCATcaataatttagttaaaattcgttgaaaaatcacaaaattcaacaataaaTCCATCTTAATCCAAGAAAGTAACCATTTGgttacatattttcttttattttttaagaattaatgTCAATATTAGTGTGAAATGTGAAGAATTCTTTGGCTAAATGCTTTTTTCTCTAGTAtgcataaatttaattttattttccttctttcatccaattttcattattattggtattacatttaattaaatcataaatgacataaaattattgaaatgactttcatacaaatttattggttttatatatatcagTATATGATGTTTCCTCTATATTAAATGTCAAGCATTATAGTCCATAACAAATGGGTGGTCGAACGACATTCCAAGAAGTCTATCACAAGTTGATACCATTGTGtttctattttcttatttgttggAAACAAAATGGCACTAACTATatcttgaaaatttcaaaatactaATGGCTAccaatacattaaaaaaattaaacaattaggAAGTTGTTGCACGAAGGGTATGAAAGGTGGCATTAAAGTCTTGGTAATAAATAAAACGAGGAATTAAAGTCTTGAGTGTATGTAACATGGGCAGTGTACCTGTGAGTTCGGGTGGTAGCAAAGACATCATAATAGATGCATTCATAAGCAACATTTTTTTCGTGcaacttaaaaaatgttatattcacaactgaaaaaataatcatttaaacaGAACACTAAACTTTCTATCCAttgaaaatctaacattttTAAGACTAAAATTACAGTTTCAAACCATAAATGGAAAATATGTTTTCATGTACAATCAAccaattttaactcaaaaatgTGATATTCataagcaaaatttgaaaacttacacGAAAATCCATAACAACACGATAAACGTTAAAATAAATGGTTGAATTTATTAATACTAACCTATAACCCAttgaaacctaaaattttaataagaatttgaataaattttggCTAAAAAAATCCACAAATTACAGTTCAAGTGTGAGTAGGCGAGATACACAAATTTCAAATGAGGTCAATTGTAGTCAAGCCTCttctatatacaaataaaatttttgacatCATggctatatttatataatcctTGGAGTattggttaaaatttatatagACCCCATCCACGTTTTGCTAATTCAATTAATTCACTGAAAAATTTTGTGTAGGTTTGACTGTTAGAGACAATGTAGATGAAATAAATGCCCTTCTAATATAAAGAATATGGaatttaccaaaaataaataataaagtaacacaaaaaatcatcattgatataaaataacacgGTAGTTAAATTTAAGTATGATCAATCCAAAATACAAGCATGGTGATTTACCCTAGAAGTAAAAGATGAAGGAAAAATACATTAAACGACAATAATTTGTGGTAAGAATTGAGAACTTACACATTATCAcctaataacatttttccattggtaactatttttattaccaaaaatacTGTTGAATCTAATAACataaatctttttcttcttcatcctaTATATTGACTTTATCTTCACACTTCACTTTATTTCTCATAGTTTCAGCTTGAAAAATAAGGTTAATGTAAGGTGAAAAAAGTTTCACTGACAGGAAGGGTTTTAACTAGATTAAGCCAACAAAGGTGTATCCATTTGGTTGAATGGAGTGTTTTGAccaaattagtttaaatttgttcaaattttgtttaatacatTTGTACAAATTCTAGTTGAATATGTTGTTTCAACTAGATGGGACCAAACTTTAAAGCTCATTATTTGAGTATAGGGTTGATTTTGAGTAGACTTATTTCtcttaaaatctattttttagaattttatatatatatatatatatatatatatatatatatatatatatatatatatttatattaattcgTCTGCACCTTTgcatttaaaaataacaaacctaaattaaaaacttatttcaTTGTattccaatttattttttaatcctttCATTCTGTAAATAGAATATTAACTAAAAGAAAAccatactttattattaatatacaaatttgaatatataaaattatttatttattaaatgaaacAACTGGAAAAAAACTAGtccaaaccaaaccatatgCAGTGGGCACCGCCTACTagtcattttaataaatgaattacaGTCAactgaatttaataaaaaaaatataacaacttttttttcataGCAAAAgaacaattaataaatgaattattggatttattaaacaattcatattattatgaagtaaattataatttttatcaacactttaaattaaaatattaattgatgttCATATTGaacttgataaaattatgtTCTATGTATTTGTGAGTATAtgtattacaaataaataaatattaggttATTGAATCACTATCAAAGGTCAAGAAACCTTAAAAATCACACTAAAACCATCTATCcaaaatggaaaattaattaaaataggcataTAATATAccgtttatacctttttaggctaACTTTTTTggcttttacttttataagcaaatggTATAATTTGTACTCATTTTACCTCTAAAACTctaaaccaaaatcaaaacaaaatacatgTAAAACTAAATGCAGAAAATGCAAATAGCCGAAAACTAAAATATCAAACCAATCGGCGACCATCCTTAGAGTTGGAACCTCCGACAAACAACAACACTTCAAAAATTGATTCAGaaataaattagagttttagttATTTATGTTTAGTCGTTGTTTACACATTTAAGTTGATGTCTATTTTTACTAAACAAATAGTAAAACCCAATCATAAATAGTTATGACTTATTTATCCAAAAATGTAGCCATCGACGAAGAGGAAACCTAGACACAAAATGCACAAATTTACATGCAAACTATGGAAACTACACAAACCATACAAACTATGCAACCACACAATATGCACTTCACAGATTATGCATAGTTGGCGCGGTTTGCTTAGTTTGTATAGTTTGCACAGTTTGTGTGGTTTATAAAGTTTGTATGGTTTGCATAGTTTATGTGAGTTTGTGTGGTTTGCATGAGTTTACGAGATTTGCGTAATTTACATGGGTTTGCGTGGTTTGCATAGTTTACGCAGTTTGCTTGTAAATTTACGCATTTTGCATTCAAGTTTCCTCCCCGTCAATGGCTACACTTTTGGACAAATAAACCACAACTATTAATGGTCAGGTTTTATCGTCTGCTCggtaaaaataaacataaacccAAATCATGCAAACGGCGACCACACATAAATAACCGAAATTCTAACTTACCTCTGAATCTATTCCAAAGTGTTGTTGTTTGTCAAAGGTTCCAATTCTAAAGATAGTCGTCGGTTGGTTTGAGATTTCTGTTTTTGGCTACCTTGCATTTTCTATATTTGGTTTTACgtgtgttttgttttgattttagcttagagttttttgttttttacattaGGGGCAAAATGAATACAAATTATATCATTTGCTCATAAAagtaaaagatataaaaattggCCTAGAAAGGTGTAAACGATAAACCatatgtctattttaattagtttcTCATACAAAACATTATCTGTAACATGTATTAAACTATTTGATTACctaattttgttaaagataattataattaatgttagtccAAATTAAGCCACAAATCTCTTTTGttatgaagaagaaaatcacttaataattatgagatttttgttgatttatgtGTTAGCACAAGTTGTATTgagtttaatttctttatttcattattgcaattattcatacaattcctctattttcattcttttcaatgGCCTTGCACTCCATGATTTAGACAAGTGCCTGAGGAAGTATAAGTTGTTTAAGCATTAGCTCAATCTTGGGAAGACACGGAGATGGAGGCCACCTTCAATATGAAGAGTCAAAGGAATTCTATACTTGACTAGTTTGTTTTCATCTTTGAGCTTGAATTTGTAGCTTCCGAGATGGATCATACAGAAAATTTTCGTTTGCCTGCAAGCAAAATCTTTTCCTAGACAGATTCTCGGACCTCCCTATTCAACACAAATCATCTAATTGATTAGTTTATCTAAAGAAGAGGCTCTCAAATTTCTAGTGACTAGGCAAGTTAGTTGCATCATCAGTCTTGTGTTACGATGCAAACgaaaaagaaccaaaaaaaagtatatttgagtgttaaaaacataatatgccaaatatgatttaatttacgGTTATGATCTATAAATCTGTGACATAAACTAATGGCAGTCTTGTAAATAAAGAGCaaagtttgagcaaagtttggGCTATAGTTATTGTCCAGGGGTAGTTTTGTCTTTGCTACGTTTAATGCTTTAACTAATGGTTTATAACCATTAGTTGGttttaaagaaaagagaagagaaaaaggcTTTACGTGGCTGTttctttagaaaagaaaaaggtagcCTTTTGGGTGtgaaatatttttctctttgggttttttcattcttctctgCTAGGGTTTACAAGAAATGCATCAGTCCACTATTTTTGCTTAGATCTAGCTGTCTAAACACTTGAGTCAATGTACAAGGTCGTTGTGGTGCTCGGGTTTAGGAAGGATTCGAGTTGAAAGGTTGGATTCGTTTTCGTTTGTGTCTGTAATGCTAGATAGGCTTCTGAATCTataagttgtactatttttcttacaaattagtggatttgctagaggattcctctgccttggatgtagggttttaatcttttgaacccgaaccaagtaaatattggtgtgttgatttgtgtatggtttattatatgattcttgTGCAATTCTTGACTAAAAATAGATCCAAAActctgattaatattcaaactcggtaaaataaaacattaacaagtggtatcaaagcacTCTTGAGTTGAATATTGTTATTCTTATTTGAGGAAAATTGTTTGGAGTGTTTCTTGGTTCAAGATTTGTTTATCTTGTTGTTCTTTACATTCTGATATTGTCATTTTGAAAGAGctgaaattatttttgcttGCTATTTGTTCTCTGTTTGCCGATTGTGACTATACTGTTCATGTGTTAGATATTTTGTCATTGTGgcttcaagaaataaaataaataaatagtttgCTTTGATCTCTTTCTGTTATTGTGGCTTGTAAAGAACTGGATTAGTAAATACTTGATTAACAATggctcaaacaaaaatttatgttGAGAGATTTGATGGGAAGGGTGATTTTAATAtgtagagaaagaaaatgcatgTTGTTCTTGTTCATCAAAAATGTGCTAAGGCATTGGGCAGTGAATCTGCTCTCCCTGAAAATATGGACCCTgatatgaaatctgaaattttagaaactgcATATAGTCTTCTTATCTTGCATTTATCTGATAATGTCTTAAGAcaggttgataatgaaaacaCTACTGCAAAGATTTAGTTGAAATTAGAGTCACTGTATATGACTAAGTCTCTAACTAATAAAATCTACCTAAAGGAAcaattgtttggttttaaaatggatttTAATAAATCTCTTGATGATAATCtggatgaatttaaaaaaaaattgtcattagtTTGGCTAATATAGAAGAGAAGATATTTGATGAAAACCAAGCAATAATCATCTTGAACTCTTTACCTGATTCTTTTAAAGATGTTAAAGTTGCAATAAAATATGGTAAGGAGTTTTTATCTTTAGATGATGTATTGGGTgccttaaaatcaaaagatttagaaattaaatttgaaaggaaggCAATCAATGAAGGGCTTCAGGTTAGAGGTAGgactgaaaagagaaataatcagaaaaatagaaaaacctCTAGATCCAAATCTAAAACTAAGAAAACTTGTTGGCAGTGTCATAAAGAGGGTCATTTTAAAAAGAATTgcccaaagaaaaagaaattgtataataataataacaattatgaaaacCATGACACAGTAAATTTCTTAGAAGGGTATGAGAGTGTTGAGGTT
The genomic region above belongs to Mangifera indica cultivar Alphonso chromosome 15, CATAS_Mindica_2.1, whole genome shotgun sequence and contains:
- the LOC123198240 gene encoding cytochrome P450 704C1-like yields the protein MLKVILQKLMLCISCETYGSLAATISFLLFFIMITLNEFSSFFLPLTAAALALVFVLRFRRPQSPQKTKKFHPIGTSQPREILNYYRIHDFMAELLRKYKTYRVATFFRNAIFTTDPAVVEYILKTNFSNYGKGLYQYKILTDLLGDGIFAVDGDKWKHQRKVSSYEFSTKILRDFSSVVFKSTAVKLARKVSEASASNRSIDMKDLFMKATLDSVFKVILGIDLDVMSNTYEEGAKFTEAFDKANAITSFRYVDVFWKIKRFLNIGSEYELRKNIKLVDDFVYKLIKRKIERLNNNPHDQLHPEKKEDLLSRFLELNETDPKFLRDIVLNFVIAGKDSTSTTLSWFFYLLCKHPDIQEKIAKEIVEETQVRSNSSIEELAAKVNEETLDKMHYLHAALSETLRLYPAVPLDAKICFSDDTLPDGFSVNKGDMILYVPYAMGRMKALWGSDAEEFRPERWLNVNGNFQPKSPFIFTAFQGGPRICLGKDFAYRQMKIFCMILLGSYKFKLNDENKPVKYRTSLTLHIEGGLHLRVFPRSSHETNA